In Xylocopa sonorina isolate GNS202 chromosome 4, iyXylSono1_principal, whole genome shotgun sequence, the sequence AAGAAAGTTTTGAAAATGAAAATTCACTCGAAACTAACGTGATGTCTTCTGATAATCTTATATCAAATATCGTAATATATTGTTGGTATAATGCACGCATTCCTATTCGTATTTTATTTTTGTGCAAAATTTTATAGCAATGTACCATTTTCTATCACTGTTTTATCATATCAGTCATTGTTTAAGCGAATACTCTGATTACAAATACGAAGCGATCATACCTCGACTTAACATATCGATAGCAAACGAAATGCATAGAACAGCTGGTGACTCACTATCACATATTTACTGTTCATTTCTTAATATATTAGACTAATAATTGCATATAAATACTACGTAGAACACCttaatgtatacctcatacatgTCTTGGATGGAATATTCGGGAATATTGCGAGTTTTGCATGTAATCGTGTAAGTTTAATTGAATCAGCATTTTTAAGAAAACTGTAAATATAAAATTCGAGGTAGTATTTCCCAATAACTAACACTGTATATAGTGCTTACTCAAAATAGTGTGACCTAAAACCACTTTCGCTTGGTACGACGTTTCATTGTTAATTCAATTTCATCTATGTCTTTATCGATatcttttttcaatattttctttaatTTCTTCTCTTTCGCTTTCTCCTTCGATTTATTTTGTTTTTGTTTCTTCCTTTCGGCTGCGTCCGTCTCATTACATAatgattcatttttatttttagctATCAAGGAATAATCAAAATGTCAAATTACGTCTTTTATATTATAATAGATTAACGATAAGTATTTTAGTTACCTGCATATAAATCCATATGTCGATGTATGCTACGGTCCTCCTCTATTTCTCTACGACGATCCATCTCTAAGCAGTCTACAATTTCGTTTCGCTTTTCGACAATATCTATTAATCTGTGAACAGAGTAATCATAGTAGTAAATTTAAACTGTGAACAGCTTCTCTTTTCCCGCTTAGTACTTTTAAGATAGATATAACTAAATCGTACAGATATTAATCAAGAAATATATCTTTAAAAAATACCTTTGTATCAATGCTTCCTCTTTTTGTTTGTCGAAATCCGTTTTAGTCGATTCATGTTGCGACATTAAACACCGAATTTGATATTCTATCTCGGCATGTTCTTCTTCCAGTCTTTGTTGTCTTCGAAGTAACATTAATTCAGCTTGTCGTCTAAATAGCTCATTCTTTTCATTTACCAAAGCAAATAACTCTAAAACTAATTCTTCTGTATCTGCTCCAAGACAAACATCTGTAATTTTTAaagtattatatactatatgTATATCTTTATATTACTTTAATCATGCAATGAATCTTTGTCTATAACATACTGCTCTTTATGTTATAAAAGTATGTTTTAGTCATAAAAATACTCGTAATATAATTACCATTAGCTTTAGAATCACATTCAGATTTACTTCTTATTAACTGTTCTAATCGTACACCTTGTTTTTCCAAACCTTGCTGTTGCATTTCTATTTCATCCAATTCCAATTTGACATCTTTAAGCGACATTACTTTTATCTGAAACGTATGATATAGGCATTTAGAGAGGAATGTTTGTAAAAATTCATTAAAAAGTAgtattaaaatttttaatttacataTTAAGATGTCAATATTACAAAATACATAAAAACCTACTTTTCTTCTATGTGGTATTGGACAAGGCGGAGCAggtcctttctttcttttccatTTTCCTTCGATACTTTTATCTAAACATGCTTTGTGATGAAAGTTTTCCTCGCTCGAAGCGTACATGAAACTTTGTCTATTCCTATTTGCTTCATCTTTATTAATTTTTTGGCCTTCCCATACACTATTTTctttatttacattatttgtttTACTTATTAGAGGATGTTCAAAATTTGATGTTGTTGGAATTGGTGGCGGAGGTGGTTTTGCCTTGCGCGTTTTAGGCGTTGCTTGCAAAGGTGCATCCTAATAAAAaagataatgaatattattaggcTTAATTACATATTATTTtcaatttatttgttttaaaATGAAAGCAAGCTAACTGAGAACGTTAAAATAATATAATGCAGTGATTTACAAAGAATGTATGGCGGCGCTGACAACTAAACAATCGAAAAATGTTAATATCTCGGAAAGTTAGTGTTTGAAAATCTATATTTATAAAtgaacattttttatttttacagaAAGCAGTACCAAAGCTTGGGCGCACATTCCAGTGTCACTCTGCATCTTGGCATTAGCGAATTTCTAGGTAAATATTAAATGACAAGAAATTTTTTGATAAATTACATAACATCCAGTAGAATTACACTGTAGTTTAGACGTTAAAGATATGCGTTCATCAGAAGAGCCTGTTTCTTTTTTATTAGGTGGTAATGGTGctggtttcttttttttataagtACCACCAAAACCTATTCTCGATTCTGGACTTCTTAACGAACTATTTGAGGTGTGCAAATAATCATGATTTTCATCCCATTTTTGTCCATTTGTATTTATTTCATCTGTATACCtgaaagaaaataatttttacaattctACAATTTCGCTAATTTATTCGTAGaagaatttatttaaaaagtcTTTAATTTTTGTACGTACTTGAAAATGCGTGGCTTAGGAACGGGGACAGGCACATCGGACGTTTTTTCTGTAGACTCTAAATCACTATCATGATCATCATCGTCGCTCCAAAAaggatttaaattaatttgcggCGCGGCTAAACGTCGTTTCGTCGATCCTTCCATGGCAAAAGGTTCGTTACTTTTGCTGTTATTGAGATTATTTCTCATAGCTGGTTTCGGTGGGACGATTTCATCCTTTTCCAAAGTTTCCTCTTCCATTTCTCTTTCGTTATCAAAATAATTCGTCACATCCCTTGTAGTTTGTGATGTACTCATAATCGACATGGATTCATCAGTAATTTCTTCTGCGTCGTCGCTATTAAAAGGATTCAGATCTTCGGGATAGTCTTCGCATAAGTTAGAGCTTATTATACTTGTTACATTAGTACCATTAACGAAATTTGAACACGCCTGATCGTCGTTAGTACTTTTTTCTGAAACAATCATCGTTGAATTTTGCGATGGTTTCCATTTATCTGAGAACGATATCTCGCAAGAAGGTATCTGTACTAAGCTGTCCACGCTAAGCTTGTCAGGGGTGGTTGGTGAAGCTTCTTCTTGATTAGTAATTGCTTTTGCCGCATCTGAATTTATTATCTCATTTTTAATGTTCCCTATCACTTCATGTTCCTCGGGAAGCGCTTTCGATTTAATTATTCCGATATTTTCGTTGTCATCTTTATTTCTTCCAACAGAATCTGTCTTACTTTCAAACATTCTACGCCTTCTTTGTACTAAGGAACTACTCTCAGCATTCGCATGTTCGTCGATCTGATTCGGTAATTCTTTAGCAACGTAATTTGTCGTTGATTTATCTTTACTGTCGTGAAAGGAAGTCACACTTAATTTTTCCCTTTGCGTGTGTTTGCGTCTATTTAATTCATCGTGAAGGTAGTCTCGCGTGTTCACAAGCTTCTCGTTTCGTTCAGATGTACTCTTCCTATCAGAAGACTCTAATTCCAGAAAAGCGTCAACAgaatcattttctttttcttcctttctttgctTGTTGTACTTTTGATTAATTGCAAGTACTGGATTAATACTTTCTGTTTTTAAATTGACACGATCTCTCTCAAAACTGCCTAAAGTCTCATTCATTAATGGGTTATCAGCAAGAGATGCTTCTTCGCTCTGTTCTGAAAGTAGCTGATTCGACATGAAATTTAGTCGTAGTCGCGAAGTTTGCGCGGTTACATCAGAAATAAAAGGAGCTTGTTGATTTATCTTTTTAGCGGAATTATGGGTAAACACACCTTTACTTATGCTTTCCTCGCTAATAATAGATTCCTTACAAGTTAAGTTAGAATCGTCTTTCTCAATTCCACTCGGTGCTCGGGATTCGTCCCAATTTTCAATCGGGGCTAATGGAACCTCTTCGTCCGGGCAAGTCTCGCAGCAATATTGTCCTTCTTCGGTCTCGTAGTAATTACCAAGAGTTAACTGATTGTTGCATCGAGCACAACGGAAACAAGTACGATGATAAGCGACGCGAGAGAGTACCAACTTTTCTGCTAGAAAAATTGGAAGACCGCATACAGCACAGAGATCCTTTCGCACTCCCGTACATGGCACCTCCTGcagaattttaaataattttagttTCGTTCTCCTTCGAGCGTATATCGTTTTGCATACTAGTATTTCAATATACAGGGTGCCTCAGGACAGATATTACAACCAGGCAAGTAGTTATGATCAATGAAATGAGAAGGTTGAAAATGTTGGAACAAATATTCCGCGTGTAACGCTTCGTTTCTGAGAGAATCGAGTTTTAATAATATCTATTAGATACACGTGCATTAAATTGGCTTTATTTGGCAAATTTGATCGCACACCATTCGTCTTTACGACCTTTGATGTATTAAGTAAGCGTATACGTTAGAGTACGAGTTGTGTCCATCTGAGAGTGAAAGCGTCGTGAACTTCTTTTGAGAATCAAAAGTTATGAGAGCAAGCAAGAAGTTGAATATTGTAAATCGACACGTGCACTTGAAGAGAAATTCTCAGTTATGCAAATTTAATTCGTGGCTGTTCATGTACCTATTTTCTCTTGCTTTAAGTATTTTAATACGGAGTATTTATGCATATTGTATTATCCCTGTCCCTCGCTGTAATCTGAAATAAATATTTCCGATAATGTTTCTCTATGGCATGCAGATTCTACTACTGAATGGGTATACCAATCTTCCGTGTGGATCGAACTAGACTATAAATGCAGGCTCAGTGAATAATAACGGTGACTGCActtttatttatatgtttaatAGCTTTTCAGTAACACGTTCTTGCAACCCTAactatttcttttttctttctttaacgATCGTATCATTACTGTATTATACCATTTTTTTCATGCATTGAAACTATAAACAATTATTTGCAATTATTACAAATATATCAAATGTATACATCTATTTCTTATGATCTGGTATTCCAGATATATTATATTAGTACACACAAATGAAGTTTTAATAATATAGATAATTTAATACAGACTGTTAATGCacaaaaaatatatgtatattcaataaaattacttaccttgtgTTATAATAATTGTAATATTATCATTAATCGCTCACTAATTACTGTGGCTTATCAAAATGTTGTACAGTAAACTCTCGTATAATACGGTTTCGCTCTAACACAGTTTAAAACAATTGGGAAATCCCCGTATAAACCAAGAATGAAATacgaaatattaatttttattaaattaaacaaGGTCAGCAACTAAATTGCAACTTATTCTAAAAAGTGCCAACTTTTATGAACGTTATTCCAGATCTTTATCAGTCTATTTTACGCTTAATAATAAATTGCATCAACAGCACATACAATACTGGACACATTTATCATATCTCACTCTAATATTAATGAAAAATGATCAAATTTTAAAGTTCTGTAActttattaaaatttaatttaaactgTTACAagcaaaaaatgaaagtaaagctTTCGGTGTATTTTATTTAGAATGGTCCTTAGGGGACCTTCAAGGTCTTAACCCTTGAAGAGCTAAGGTCCAACTTAATTGCAATAAGCCATTAAAAAGAGGTATAAATTTTAATTGTTAATTTAGATTTTGTCACAACCATTGCAGATAAATTTTAACAAAGTCATGGAACTGCTATATTTAACTATTATTCAGTAATAGTCAGTAAAACCCGAAATCCGTCAATACCTGATTTAACTAGGCAAAACTAGTTCTATTATTAAAACTTTCTACTGATACTAGTTTTAATTGCTATTATTATATCATGTGTTAGACGATACTATTATCACTTAGAGATCTTTCAATTCATATAAAGTTTTAATAGTTTAAACTAGTATCGACGACGCACTCTCACCGTTAAAATTCGTTTTAAGGTGAAACTAGTAATAACTGTAATTTAAAAATGATACAAAAATTTATTATGTATTTTACTTGTTATAATATGGCATATTATTTATATCAAGTTACAAAGATTTCCCTTATTTGTACAGTGAcatcgttttaaaacgcaaTTCTTTTAAAAATGATAGCAGGCGAACCCTTGTCTCATCCCTACCGATGCTTCTCTGATTGTAGTTCCCAACTGCTCCTCTTACATATGTACATGCACGCAATACAAGCATATATCTGCTTTAGCGTAGGATCTTATCTTTTTTTCGACACATAAAACGAACCTAGTCCTATTACGATATTCTAAACCTTAAATCACATATTAAATTGTCTAAAAAATAGTTTTAATCGACTGGTTTCAATAGGTATTTCGAAAGCATAACTGTTAACTAATCAAAAGTAGATGAAACTAGTTTTGAATAGTTAGATCGGGTATTGAGGGATTTCAGATTCTAACTATAATATATACATAgcacatatataaatatattgtaCACAAAAAGatcttaaaagtaaagaaagTTTTGCATAATACTTAAACGAGTTATTTTCTTAGACGCAATTATTTTCTTCATGACAAATAGAGAATTTTTATGTGAATCTAATCTATGTATCAATTTCACCTATGATATTATAAACAATGTCCTGTATTTACATATTCACAAAGAAGAGGATTCTGAATATGTTACGTTATTCGATGTATGAAATTgagatttataaaaaaaaactattgTTTTATTAAAACTTTTAAAACTAAacgaaattagaaaaaaaagtCCAACaattttctatgttccgtataACAAAGGCTTCTGTACCTTTTCTTTGGGAGATTCAGAGACTTGAGTAATTTTTTCCTCCATGGTATCCGTTGTTCTACTCACTGGAAGTTGTGCAAGGGACGAACCTAAAAAAAAGCATGAACATACAACATTTAGTGTATATCTATGCATTCACAAATACAGATAGTTGCAATGATTTAAACTGTATTTAAATTGAATAGTTGCAGAGTTCTGCATGTATTGTTAGTATCATAAAACCTGTCAGAATCAACGTAATTGCCTTTGCACACATTACTACCACATACAACCAGCTATATCAAAATTCCTACAGTTCCACGTAATATGGATTA encodes:
- the Mical-like gene encoding MICAL-like protein isoform X1, which encodes MGERRGTKALELWCRRITEGYPGVNVHNMTTSWKDGLAFCAMIHHFRPDLIDFDSLDKNDVYGNNELAFKIAEEQLGIPALLDAEDMASCSVPDRLSILTYLSQFYQTFGGSSLAQLPVSRTTDTMEEKITQVSESPKEKEVPCTGVRKDLCAVCGLPIFLAEKLVLSRVAYHRTCFRCARCNNQLTLGNYYETEEGQYCCETCPDEEVPLAPIENWDESRAPSGIEKDDSNLTCKESIISEESISKGVFTHNSAKKINQQAPFISDVTAQTSRLRLNFMSNQLLSEQSEEASLADNPLMNETLGSFERDRVNLKTESINPVLAINQKYNKQRKEEKENDSVDAFLELESSDRKSTSERNEKLVNTRDYLHDELNRRKHTQREKLSVTSFHDSKDKSTTNYVAKELPNQIDEHANAESSSLVQRRRRMFESKTDSVGRNKDDNENIGIIKSKALPEEHEVIGNIKNEIINSDAAKAITNQEEASPTTPDKLSVDSLVQIPSCEISFSDKWKPSQNSTMIVSEKSTNDDQACSNFVNGTNVTSIISSNLCEDYPEDLNPFNSDDAEEITDESMSIMSTSQTTRDVTNYFDNEREMEEETLEKDEIVPPKPAMRNNLNNSKSNEPFAMEGSTKRRLAAPQINLNPFWSDDDDHDSDLESTEKTSDVPVPVPKPRIFKYTDEINTNGQKWDENHDYLHTSNSSLRSPESRIGFGGTYKKKKPAPLPPNKKETGSSDERISLTSKLQCNSTGCYDAPLQATPKTRKAKPPPPPIPTTSNFEHPLISKTNNVNKENSVWEGQKINKDEANRNRQSFMYASSEENFHHKACLDKSIEGKWKRKKGPAPPCPIPHRRKIKVMSLKDVKLELDEIEMQQQGLEKQGVRLEQLIRSKSECDSKANDVCLGADTEELVLELFALVNEKNELFRRQAELMLLRRQQRLEEEHAEIEYQIRCLMSQHESTKTDFDKQKEEALIQRLIDIVEKRNEIVDCLEMDRRREIEEDRSIHRHMDLYAAKNKNESLCNETDAAERKKQKQNKSKEKAKEKKLKKILKKDIDKDIDEIELTMKRRTKRKWF
- the Mical-like gene encoding MICAL-like protein isoform X2, with amino-acid sequence MASCSVPDRLSILTYLSQFYQTFGGSSLAQLPVSRTTDTMEEKITQVSESPKEKEVPCTGVRKDLCAVCGLPIFLAEKLVLSRVAYHRTCFRCARCNNQLTLGNYYETEEGQYCCETCPDEEVPLAPIENWDESRAPSGIEKDDSNLTCKESIISEESISKGVFTHNSAKKINQQAPFISDVTAQTSRLRLNFMSNQLLSEQSEEASLADNPLMNETLGSFERDRVNLKTESINPVLAINQKYNKQRKEEKENDSVDAFLELESSDRKSTSERNEKLVNTRDYLHDELNRRKHTQREKLSVTSFHDSKDKSTTNYVAKELPNQIDEHANAESSSLVQRRRRMFESKTDSVGRNKDDNENIGIIKSKALPEEHEVIGNIKNEIINSDAAKAITNQEEASPTTPDKLSVDSLVQIPSCEISFSDKWKPSQNSTMIVSEKSTNDDQACSNFVNGTNVTSIISSNLCEDYPEDLNPFNSDDAEEITDESMSIMSTSQTTRDVTNYFDNEREMEEETLEKDEIVPPKPAMRNNLNNSKSNEPFAMEGSTKRRLAAPQINLNPFWSDDDDHDSDLESTEKTSDVPVPVPKPRIFKYTDEINTNGQKWDENHDYLHTSNSSLRSPESRIGFGGTYKKKKPAPLPPNKKETGSSDERISLTSKLQCNSTGCYDAPLQATPKTRKAKPPPPPIPTTSNFEHPLISKTNNVNKENSVWEGQKINKDEANRNRQSFMYASSEENFHHKACLDKSIEGKWKRKKGPAPPCPIPHRRKIKVMSLKDVKLELDEIEMQQQGLEKQGVRLEQLIRSKSECDSKANDVCLGADTEELVLELFALVNEKNELFRRQAELMLLRRQQRLEEEHAEIEYQIRCLMSQHESTKTDFDKQKEEALIQRLIDIVEKRNEIVDCLEMDRRREIEEDRSIHRHMDLYAAKNKNESLCNETDAAERKKQKQNKSKEKAKEKKLKKILKKDIDKDIDEIELTMKRRTKRKWF
- the Mical-like gene encoding MICAL-like protein isoform X3, with translation MEEKITQVSESPKEKEVPCTGVRKDLCAVCGLPIFLAEKLVLSRVAYHRTCFRCARCNNQLTLGNYYETEEGQYCCETCPDEEVPLAPIENWDESRAPSGIEKDDSNLTCKESIISEESISKGVFTHNSAKKINQQAPFISDVTAQTSRLRLNFMSNQLLSEQSEEASLADNPLMNETLGSFERDRVNLKTESINPVLAINQKYNKQRKEEKENDSVDAFLELESSDRKSTSERNEKLVNTRDYLHDELNRRKHTQREKLSVTSFHDSKDKSTTNYVAKELPNQIDEHANAESSSLVQRRRRMFESKTDSVGRNKDDNENIGIIKSKALPEEHEVIGNIKNEIINSDAAKAITNQEEASPTTPDKLSVDSLVQIPSCEISFSDKWKPSQNSTMIVSEKSTNDDQACSNFVNGTNVTSIISSNLCEDYPEDLNPFNSDDAEEITDESMSIMSTSQTTRDVTNYFDNEREMEEETLEKDEIVPPKPAMRNNLNNSKSNEPFAMEGSTKRRLAAPQINLNPFWSDDDDHDSDLESTEKTSDVPVPVPKPRIFKYTDEINTNGQKWDENHDYLHTSNSSLRSPESRIGFGGTYKKKKPAPLPPNKKETGSSDERISLTSKLQCNSTGCYDAPLQATPKTRKAKPPPPPIPTTSNFEHPLISKTNNVNKENSVWEGQKINKDEANRNRQSFMYASSEENFHHKACLDKSIEGKWKRKKGPAPPCPIPHRRKIKVMSLKDVKLELDEIEMQQQGLEKQGVRLEQLIRSKSECDSKANDVCLGADTEELVLELFALVNEKNELFRRQAELMLLRRQQRLEEEHAEIEYQIRCLMSQHESTKTDFDKQKEEALIQRLIDIVEKRNEIVDCLEMDRRREIEEDRSIHRHMDLYAAKNKNESLCNETDAAERKKQKQNKSKEKAKEKKLKKILKKDIDKDIDEIELTMKRRTKRKWF